In the Syntrophus aciditrophicus SB genome, ACGACCAGCCTGGGTAAACTGGAGGTCGATACAAGCTATGGAAAACAGAAGAGGTTTTAAAAGTTCCAGCCGGCCGGATAAAGTTATTCTCATGGCATGTTCAGAGAATTCAGTCTGTTTACAACTGCACGACTTTGTCCAAAATTCCGGCAAACAGGACGGTCGGGCGATGGATACAGGGAGGAGAAAGGATGATGGAGGAAGGCAAAACCCTTTTTAATGAAGTGGCATCCGGTTCTTACGATGCCTCAGATCGGCCTTTTGATTTTGTGACGGAACAGGGAGAAACGGCTCTCGTTTGTGAATCCGATCCCGGCCTGAAGGATAAAACAGGGCAGGCCCTTTTTTCCCTGGGCTATTCGGTGAAGGAGGCGGAATCCGTCAGGGATGCCCTCAAAAAGATGCGTTTTCACGTCTTCGATGTCATTGTCGTCAATGCAGATTTCGATGAGGGAAAGGGCGCCCGTGAACTTCTGACGGCTCTCGAATTGCTGGATGTGTCCATCCGGAGACGGATATTCGTCACTCTTGTCGGCGACTCTTTCCGCACCAGGGACAGCATGGCGGCCTTCCACCGGAGCGTCAATCTGGTTGTTCATACCGGGGATCTCAATGAACTGGGGACCATTGTCAAAAACGGTGTGCAGGAAAACAAGGCCTTTTATCATACCTATATGGAAGCCCTGAGAAAAATGGGGAGATCATAAAGATAAACGGGAAGAATCTTCAGATATTCAGAAGGCAGAGCCTGCAGGTCGCACTGATTTTCAGAAGCGGATTTATTGCATGTGAGTCCAGTCATTCATCGATGTCCATCCACCCTGCCTGTGTGAGCTGTTCTGCCGGGCGGGGTGGCCTTTGGCCCTGATCGCCACTTCCCATCGGATATTTTCATTGACACGCCATTGCGTTTCCCATAATGTCTGCTCGCCGGTATAATAAATCAAGATATCATACTTGGATTGGAGGCTGCGCAAAGCGTACCAGCCACCTCCCGCAGAAAGTGACATGATTTCTAAAGATATAATAAAGACTTCATCTCAACCCATTATTGTCAAACTGATGGCCCGCATGTCGCCGGATTCCATGGAGCAACACTTTCGCCGTCAACTTCCCGATGGCGACGGCCTATGGGGAAGATGCCGTTTCGTTTTCGACGCTGCCGCGGAAGAATATGACTGGCTGGTGGTTTATCACGATCTGTATCGTGCACCCGGTTCACTGAGCATTGAAAAGCTTCGCTGCCCCCGCGAAAAGACCATTCTCATCACCACCGAGCCGTCAACGATTACGGTTTACGGGAAAGATTACCTGCGTCAATATGGTACGGTCATTACATTTCAGGAACCCTGGGTGATTTCTCATCCCAATGCTGTCTTCACCCAGCCGGGGCTTGTCTGGTTTTACGGATTTCCCGATTCCGGGGGACACATCCGTTCCTATGATGAACTGCGCGTTGCTGAACCGCCTGAAAAAAACAAATTGATTTCTACGGTCTGTTCGAGCAGGAAAGGAGCGCTGACCCTTCATTCCCGGCGGGTCCGCTTTACAGAGCAGCTCAAGTCGGCTATTCCGGAACTGGATATATTCGGCCACGGCGTTAAGCCCATGTCCGACAAGGCCGAAGCCCTGGATCCTTACCAGTATCATATCACCATTGAAAATCATGTCTATCCGCACCATCTGACTGAAAAGCTGCCTGATGCGTTTCTCGGTTACACTCTGCCGTTTTATCATGGCAGCCCCAACGCGGCAGACTATTTTCCCCCGGAAAGCTTTATTTACATCGATATCAGGGATTTTAAAAGATCCCGGGATATTATTCGAAGCACGATTGCCAACAACGAGTATCAGGACCGACTGCCATACATCATTGAAGCCCGCCGCAGGGTGCTTGATGAGCACAATATTTTTGCTCTCCTGGACCGTTATATCAGCAAAACCGACGGGAGATTCAGCGCGAAGACTCAAAGCGGCGCTGATCAATTCATCATGAATCGGCAGACCCTCCGGCTGAAAAAACCTCTGATCGGAATTCGAAGTCTGGCAGAAAAAGCCGTGACAAAAGGAAAACTCCGATTCCTTAAATGCCGAAGCTATTTATTGTCCAGAGACACAATGGACACTTTTTCACTGCGGGGAAATTGAAGATTGCATCCGTGGTCTGCAGCAGCTCCTGCATTCCGTGCCTTCCCGATAAATTCTTGTGGGCGCATTCTGCTTATCAGATAACATGATCAAAGTACGGATATCCCCTTGCTTTAAAAAATGATGACTCCGTATTTCATTCATAAAAGAGGTCAATGAAAATGACGCCCTTGAAGGTAGTTGCATTTTTCGATGGAAGACCCGGACATGAGAAACAGACCCACGGCGTCGTCAATGCCCTTGCACGGCGGACTCCAATCGAGATCGTAGAAAAGCGGCACGTAACGCCCCTGGTTTCGTCAACCCTGATCAACTGGGGCCGCTGGTTGGCGGTAATGTTCCCAGGCGCGGGAAGCGGGCAATCCGGTCCCGTGGATCTCATCGTGGGAACAGGCACCCATGTGCACATCCCGATGCTTTTGTTAAAGAGAAGTCGGGGTGGCAGGACCGTGACGTGCATGACGCCGGATGTTCTGCTGAGAAGGCATATGGATCTCTGTTTTGTCCCCGTGCATGATCAGGTGAGGCCAGACCGCAATATCTTCACTACGATCGGTCCGCCGGGCATCTCGACCGACAGAGGAATCCATGAAAGCGACAGGGGACTGATTCTGATCGGCGGCATTGATCCTAAAAGTCATGTGTGGGATTCCGAAGAGGTCTTTTCCCAGGTCAAGGCGGTGATAGAAAAGGATGCTTCGAAGAAGTGGACTATCACCTCCTCACCAAGAACGCCGGAAGAGATGTGCGTGCTGCTGGAACGTTTTGCCGCCGGGCGTCAGGGTGTCAGCTTTTTTCCGGCACGTGAGACGCCGCGAGGATGGATTGAAGAAGCGTATGATCGCAATGAATGCGTCTGGGTTACAGCAGACAGTGTTTCCATGGTTTATGAAGCCCTGACTGCCGGGTGTCGCGTCGGTATTTTCCCCATGAGATGGAAAAAGAAAAAGGGAAAATTCCATCGAAGCGAGCAATACCTGATAGAAAATGGCATGGTGACGAATTTTGAAGCATGGATTTCCGGAAAAAGCAGGATGAAAAAACCGGAACCGCTTAACGAAGCCGCGCGGTGCGCGGAGGAAATATTGAAACGATGGTGGCCGGAACGATTAAAGTAGTTCAGATGCTGCCTGATCTGAATGAAGGAGGAGTGGAAAAAGGCACTTTGGAACTGGGTGCTTTTCTGACTGAGTCGGGTCACCAGTCCATTGTCATTTCCGGCGGTGGCCGCATGGTTTCCCAGCTGGAGAGCGAGGGAAGCCGCCATCTGACCTGGCCGCATATCGGGGAAAAAAGCCCAAGGTGCCTGAACTATTTCTTCCCGCTCCGGCGATTTCTTCTCAAAGAGGGGGTGGATATTGTTCATCTGCGTTCCAGGCTGCCGGCCTGGGTCGCCTTTCTTGCATGGAAGAGCCTGCCTGTAAAAAGACGTCCTGTTCTGATCACAACCTTTCACGGCTTCTATTCCGTAAATTTTTACAGTGCCATCATGACCAGAGGTGAACGGATCATCGCCGTCTCCAAAACCATTGCCGATCACATCAGGGAAGCATATGACGTGGCAGCGGAGAGAATCGTACTGATTCCAAGAGGTCTTGACGAGGAACAGTTCAATCCGGAAAACGTGACGGTTGAACGCATCCGCAATCTGAAAGAACGCTGGGGATTGAATGGCAATACGGATCCGGTTGTAATGCTTCCCGGAAGAGTGACCAGGTTGAAGGGACAGGATGTATTCCTGCAAAGCCTTGCCGGGATAAAAGAGTTGCCCTGGAAAGCGATCATGGTCGGTGAATCGGATGCAACATCGGAATATACGCGGATCCTTGAAAAAATGGTTGGCGACCCGGATCTCAGGGAAAGGGTAAAGTTCGTCGGGCATTGCAGCGATATGCCAGCAGCCATGACGCTGGCAGACATCGTGGTTTCGACGTCGACGAAACCGGAATCGTTCGGGAGAACTTCGGTCGAGGCTCAGGCAATGAGAAAACCTGTGATTGTATCTGCCCATGGGGGCAGTCTGGAAACCGTTCTGGACGGGAAAACGGGCTGGCATGTGAAGCCCGGGGATTCCGAAGCGCTTTCCGCCTGCCTGCGCATTGCTCTTTCAGATGAAAGTGTCCGGAAAAAGATGGGTGTAGAAGGAAGAAAATGGGTGGTCAGTCAATTCACTGTTACAAAGATGTGCGAAAAAACAGTCGCCCTCTATCAGGAACTGCTTTTGAGGAAGAGTAGCTGGTCTCAGATATGAAAGAGGTTTTTTTTCAGAAATCGAGGCCGAACATCGGGTTCCAGAGAAATCTTATCAATTCAGGAGAATGGTGCCGCATGTCTTCGCTGCTGTGGTGGGGCCGCTCTGACCGGGATTATTCCCGGAATCGCATCGTGTTGACATTACTGTCAGAGATGGGATTTCAAATTCAATATTTCCACCCCCGCTCCAGCTATACCGGCTTTATGGAGGCACATTTCCATGACTTCGAAAAGCCCGATGTGATATGGGTGCCCTGCTTCCGGCAAAAGGATATTTTGTCCGCATCCCGCTGGGCAAAAAAATGGAACATTCCTCTTATTGTTGATCCTTTGATTTCCGCGTATGAAAAAGAGGTTTTTGAACGCAACAAATGGAGCCCTGAATCACGTAAGGCAGAAAAAAGAAGGTTGTGGGAAGCCGATCTGTTTTCTCTTGCCGATGTCGTCGTTGCCGATACGCCTGCGCATGCAGAATTTTTTTCAGAAACCCTTGGAGTGAATCCGCGGATGCTTTCCGTACTTTATGTAAGTGCGGAAACCGATTTCTTTAAATCGGCATCTTCAGAAAGAAATCCTGCTTCCGGCCGGCATGAAATTCTGTTTTATGGAAGTTTTCTGCAGCTTCAGGGCGTGGATACGATTGTGCAGGCTGCAGGAATCTTTCCTGACATGAATGTCCGGTGGGTACTGCTGGGTGATGGAGAGTTGAAGCCGGCGATGGAAAAGGCGGCCAGGAGGCATAAGAACATTGCCTTTGAACCGTGGATACCCTATGCGAGTCTGCCGAGTAGAATAGCGCAGGCCGATATATTACTTGGAATCTTCGGTTCCACAAAGAAAGCGGAACTTGTCATACCCAACAAGATGTTCCAGGCCATGGCGGCCGGCAAACCCGTAATCACAAGGTATTCAAAAGCCTATCCTCCGGACATGTTCGCGTCGGACGTGATCGGATGGGTTCCCTGCGGGGATCCTGCATCACTCGCGGAAAAGGTGCGGGAATGGATAAGGGAACCGGAGAAGCTTGCACAAAGAGGAGAAAAAACAAGGGAACTTTTTGACAGGTTTTTTAGTAAGGAAAAAATGAAGGAAATGCTCAGCAATATACTCTCAAAGGCATCAGGTGAGAATTTCTGAGATGGTTCTGCAGAGTGACCGGCGATGGGCGATATCACTTGACAGATTCTGCATGATCATGGGTTCTTTACTGCCTGCCGGTATCGTCGCCGGCAATGCCGGCTTTGAGTCCATAATCATCCTGGTCGATATGGCATGGATCCTCCGCTGGGTTCTGTTAAAGGAAAATCCCCTTCAGAAACAGATAATCATCCATCCTTTAATCCTCCCGTGGATTTTCTGGTTCGGGACTATGATTGTCAGTCTTCTTATCAATGGTCAGGAAATCGGCGGGTGGGGTCATGACATCGCTTTTATAAGATACCTGCTTTTTGTTGTCGC is a window encoding:
- a CDS encoding response regulator, with the translated sequence MMEEGKTLFNEVASGSYDASDRPFDFVTEQGETALVCESDPGLKDKTGQALFSLGYSVKEAESVRDALKKMRFHVFDVIVVNADFDEGKGARELLTALELLDVSIRRRIFVTLVGDSFRTRDSMAAFHRSVNLVVHTGDLNELGTIVKNGVQENKAFYHTYMEALRKMGRS
- a CDS encoding mitochondrial fission ELM1 family protein; this encodes MTPLKVVAFFDGRPGHEKQTHGVVNALARRTPIEIVEKRHVTPLVSSTLINWGRWLAVMFPGAGSGQSGPVDLIVGTGTHVHIPMLLLKRSRGGRTVTCMTPDVLLRRHMDLCFVPVHDQVRPDRNIFTTIGPPGISTDRGIHESDRGLILIGGIDPKSHVWDSEEVFSQVKAVIEKDASKKWTITSSPRTPEEMCVLLERFAAGRQGVSFFPARETPRGWIEEAYDRNECVWVTADSVSMVYEALTAGCRVGIFPMRWKKKKGKFHRSEQYLIENGMVTNFEAWISGKSRMKKPEPLNEAARCAEEILKRWWPERLK
- a CDS encoding glycosyltransferase family 4 protein, with product MVAGTIKVVQMLPDLNEGGVEKGTLELGAFLTESGHQSIVISGGGRMVSQLESEGSRHLTWPHIGEKSPRCLNYFFPLRRFLLKEGVDIVHLRSRLPAWVAFLAWKSLPVKRRPVLITTFHGFYSVNFYSAIMTRGERIIAVSKTIADHIREAYDVAAERIVLIPRGLDEEQFNPENVTVERIRNLKERWGLNGNTDPVVMLPGRVTRLKGQDVFLQSLAGIKELPWKAIMVGESDATSEYTRILEKMVGDPDLRERVKFVGHCSDMPAAMTLADIVVSTSTKPESFGRTSVEAQAMRKPVIVSAHGGSLETVLDGKTGWHVKPGDSEALSACLRIALSDESVRKKMGVEGRKWVVSQFTVTKMCEKTVALYQELLLRKSSWSQI
- a CDS encoding glycosyltransferase family 10 domain-containing protein, whose translation is MISKDIIKTSSQPIIVKLMARMSPDSMEQHFRRQLPDGDGLWGRCRFVFDAAAEEYDWLVVYHDLYRAPGSLSIEKLRCPREKTILITTEPSTITVYGKDYLRQYGTVITFQEPWVISHPNAVFTQPGLVWFYGFPDSGGHIRSYDELRVAEPPEKNKLISTVCSSRKGALTLHSRRVRFTEQLKSAIPELDIFGHGVKPMSDKAEALDPYQYHITIENHVYPHHLTEKLPDAFLGYTLPFYHGSPNAADYFPPESFIYIDIRDFKRSRDIIRSTIANNEYQDRLPYIIEARRRVLDEHNIFALLDRYISKTDGRFSAKTQSGADQFIMNRQTLRLKKPLIGIRSLAEKAVTKGKLRFLKCRSYLLSRDTMDTFSLRGN
- a CDS encoding glycosyltransferase; protein product: MSSLLWWGRSDRDYSRNRIVLTLLSEMGFQIQYFHPRSSYTGFMEAHFHDFEKPDVIWVPCFRQKDILSASRWAKKWNIPLIVDPLISAYEKEVFERNKWSPESRKAEKRRLWEADLFSLADVVVADTPAHAEFFSETLGVNPRMLSVLYVSAETDFFKSASSERNPASGRHEILFYGSFLQLQGVDTIVQAAGIFPDMNVRWVLLGDGELKPAMEKAARRHKNIAFEPWIPYASLPSRIAQADILLGIFGSTKKAELVIPNKMFQAMAAGKPVITRYSKAYPPDMFASDVIGWVPCGDPASLAEKVREWIREPEKLAQRGEKTRELFDRFFSKEKMKEMLSNILSKASGENF